A single window of Lutzomyia longipalpis isolate SR_M1_2022 chromosome 1, ASM2433408v1 DNA harbors:
- the LOC129787789 gene encoding uncharacterized protein CG45076 isoform X2, with product MVYESDFYTTRRPYSRPTVTSYTVTTPVVRILPKTRVYTFRYSVPIVTSPVRFHTLPYVAHKRLVPGTRVVTNPTRVYRSSPVRVIRSSPVRLPSPIRPLTFSVRPSVIHRELDRIENKVRTSPAYQPTSSYLNSAAHLDFADEARDIRNATTSLLKTCHAKVPRATSLPPVVYSRLDRLQSPAPYDRGFDAYIQDVLNPVRKVQRDINFFSKYAEPARKYVGKSHLASIRIVGNKAYAKRKPLKDDYFPSKVQNDIKLLSYYAKNKQVPADEDKEDEKKADAKEIDDFSLERKNRMRAKLEETALLEEAKAAEKKRLAEEAKRAEEARQAEEERRAEEARLAEEARAADEARQAEEARKAEKARKAEEKRKAEEARRAEEERLAEEARLAEEARLAEEARLAEEARLAEEARLAEEARLAEEARLAEEARLAEEEAKLAEEARLAEEARLEEEARQAEELRKQREEEISRLEELERIAADEKEAELARQAAELAELARQEAELDAQLSPAEEPEEPVIVTEEDNAEDSTEEPPEASPEPEHHTVEPLIEDSGDADDVFGDNPDD from the exons atggtTTATGAGAGTGATTTTTACACCACACGCCGACCCTACAGTCGGCCAACCGTCACGTCGTACACAGTTACG accCCTGTCGTCAGGATCCTGCCGAAAACTAGG GTGTACACATTCAGATACTCAGTGCCCATTGTAACATCACCAGTTCGATTCCACACACTCCCCTATGTTGCTCACAAACGCCTTGTGCCGGGAACACGCGTCGTAACTAATCCAACACGAGTGTATCGTTCGTCTCCAGTGAGAGTGATCCGGTCATCACCGGTGAGACTGCCCTCACCCATTCGCCCCCTAACATTTTCCGTACGCCCATCCGTCATCCACAGAGAGTTGGACCGCATTGAAAATAAGGTCCGCACAAGTCCAGCATATCAGCCAACATCGAGTTATTTGAATTCTGCCGCGCACTTG GATTTCGCTGATGAAGCGAGGGACATTCGCAACGCAACCACTTCTCTGCTAAAGACATGCCATGCTAAGGTACCCAGGGCAACTAGTCTTCCACCAGTTGTCTACTCAAG gCTCGATCGTCTGCAGTCCCCTGCTCCGTATGATCGTGGATTCGACGCCTACATCCAAGATGTCCTGAATCCCGTGAGGAAGGTTCAGCGGgatataaatttcttttcaaagtaCGCCGAGCCAGCACGTAAATATGTTG GTAAGAGCCATTTGGCATCTATCCGCATAGTGGGAAATAAAGCCTACGCAAAGAGGAAACCACTTAAAGATGATTATTTCCCTAGTAAAGTccaaaatgatataaaattgCTCTCATACTATGCCAAAAACAAGCAAGTTCCAGCTGATGAAGACAAag aagatgaaaagaaaGCTGATGCTAAAGAAATTGATGACTTTTCGTTGGAGCGTAAAAATAGAATGAG GGCGAAATTGGAGGAAACTGCCCTCCTTGAAGAGGCAAAGGCCGCCGAGAAGAAGCGCCTAGCTGAGGAGGCTAAACGTGCCGAGGAAGCACGTCAAGCCGAAGAAGAACGGCGTGCTGAGGAAGCCAGATTGGCTGAAGAAGCCCGAGCTGCGGATGAAGCTCGTCAGGCTGAGGAAGCACGTAAAGCTGAAAAAGCTCGCAAGGCTGAGGAAAAGCGCAAAGCTGAGGAGGCAAGGAGAGCTGAAGAGGAAAGATTGGCTGAGGAGGCTCGCCTAGCTGAGGAAGCTCGTCTTGCTGAAGAGGCTCGTCTTGCTGAAGAGGCTCGTTTGGCTGAAGAGGCTCGTCTTGCTGAAGAGGCTCGTTTGGCTGAAGAAGCTCGTTTGGCTGAAGAGGCTCGCCTAGCTGAGGAAGAAGCTAAACTCGCCGAGGAAGCTCGTTTGGCTGAGGAGGCAAGACTAGAAGAGGAAGCTAGACAAGCTGAGGAATTGCGCAAgcagagagaagaagaaatctcACGCCTGGAGGAGCTGGAAAGAATTGCAGCTGATGAAAAGGAAGCCGAATTGGCTAGACAAGCTGCAGAATTGGCTGAACTTGCCCGCCAAGAAGCTGAACTTGATGCCCAACTTAGTCCAGCTG aaGAACCAGAGGAACCTGTTATCGTAACGGAAGAAGACAATGCCGAAGATTCTACGGAAGAACCTCCTGAGGCCTCACCTGAACCTGAACACCACACAGTTGAGCCTCTTATTGAAGACAGCGGAGATGCCGATGATGTCTTCGGAGACAATCCTGATGACTAA
- the LOC129787789 gene encoding uncharacterized protein CG45076 isoform X4, which produces MVYESDFYTTRRPYSRPTVTSYTVTTPVVRILPKTRVYTFRYSVPIVTSPVRFHTLPYVAHKRLVPGTRVVTNPTRVYRSSPVRVIRSSPVRLPSPIRPLTFSVRPSVIHRELDRIENKVRTSPAYQPTSSYLNSAAHLDFADEARDIRNATTSLLKTCHAKVPRATSLPPVVYSRLDRLQSPAPYDRGFDAYIQDVLNPVRKVQRDINFFSKYAEPARKYVALNPMRPSRKFNKPSPLAEEDEKKADAKEIDDFSLERKNRMRAKLEETALLEEAKAAEKKRLAEEAKRAEEARQAEEERRAEEARLAEEARAADEARQAEEARKAEKARKAEEKRKAEEARRAEEERLAEEARLAEEARLAEEARLAEEARLAEEARLAEEARLAEEARLAEEARLAEEEAKLAEEARLAEEARLEEEARQAEELRKQREEEISRLEELERIAADEKEAELARQAAELAELARQEAELDAQLSPAEEPEEPVIVTEEDNAEDSTEEPPEASPEPEHHTVEPLIEDSGDADDVFGDNPDD; this is translated from the exons atggtTTATGAGAGTGATTTTTACACCACACGCCGACCCTACAGTCGGCCAACCGTCACGTCGTACACAGTTACG accCCTGTCGTCAGGATCCTGCCGAAAACTAGG GTGTACACATTCAGATACTCAGTGCCCATTGTAACATCACCAGTTCGATTCCACACACTCCCCTATGTTGCTCACAAACGCCTTGTGCCGGGAACACGCGTCGTAACTAATCCAACACGAGTGTATCGTTCGTCTCCAGTGAGAGTGATCCGGTCATCACCGGTGAGACTGCCCTCACCCATTCGCCCCCTAACATTTTCCGTACGCCCATCCGTCATCCACAGAGAGTTGGACCGCATTGAAAATAAGGTCCGCACAAGTCCAGCATATCAGCCAACATCGAGTTATTTGAATTCTGCCGCGCACTTG GATTTCGCTGATGAAGCGAGGGACATTCGCAACGCAACCACTTCTCTGCTAAAGACATGCCATGCTAAGGTACCCAGGGCAACTAGTCTTCCACCAGTTGTCTACTCAAG gCTCGATCGTCTGCAGTCCCCTGCTCCGTATGATCGTGGATTCGACGCCTACATCCAAGATGTCCTGAATCCCGTGAGGAAGGTTCAGCGGgatataaatttcttttcaaagtaCGCCGAGCCAGCACGTAAATATGTTG CATTGAATCCCATGCGACCATCACGTAAATTTAACAAACCATCCCCACTGgctgaagaagatgaaaagaaaGCTGATGCTAAAGAAATTGATGACTTTTCGTTGGAGCGTAAAAATAGAATGAG GGCGAAATTGGAGGAAACTGCCCTCCTTGAAGAGGCAAAGGCCGCCGAGAAGAAGCGCCTAGCTGAGGAGGCTAAACGTGCCGAGGAAGCACGTCAAGCCGAAGAAGAACGGCGTGCTGAGGAAGCCAGATTGGCTGAAGAAGCCCGAGCTGCGGATGAAGCTCGTCAGGCTGAGGAAGCACGTAAAGCTGAAAAAGCTCGCAAGGCTGAGGAAAAGCGCAAAGCTGAGGAGGCAAGGAGAGCTGAAGAGGAAAGATTGGCTGAGGAGGCTCGCCTAGCTGAGGAAGCTCGTCTTGCTGAAGAGGCTCGTCTTGCTGAAGAGGCTCGTTTGGCTGAAGAGGCTCGTCTTGCTGAAGAGGCTCGTTTGGCTGAAGAAGCTCGTTTGGCTGAAGAGGCTCGCCTAGCTGAGGAAGAAGCTAAACTCGCCGAGGAAGCTCGTTTGGCTGAGGAGGCAAGACTAGAAGAGGAAGCTAGACAAGCTGAGGAATTGCGCAAgcagagagaagaagaaatctcACGCCTGGAGGAGCTGGAAAGAATTGCAGCTGATGAAAAGGAAGCCGAATTGGCTAGACAAGCTGCAGAATTGGCTGAACTTGCCCGCCAAGAAGCTGAACTTGATGCCCAACTTAGTCCAGCTG aaGAACCAGAGGAACCTGTTATCGTAACGGAAGAAGACAATGCCGAAGATTCTACGGAAGAACCTCCTGAGGCCTCACCTGAACCTGAACACCACACAGTTGAGCCTCTTATTGAAGACAGCGGAGATGCCGATGATGTCTTCGGAGACAATCCTGATGACTAA
- the LOC129787789 gene encoding uncharacterized protein CG45076 isoform X8, with product MVYESDFYTTRRPYSRPTVTSYTVTTPVVRILPKTRDFADEARDIRNATTSLLKTCHAKVPRATSLPPVVYSRLDRLQSPAPYDRGFDAYIQDVLNPVRKVQRDINFFSKYAEPARKYVALNPMRPSRKFNKPSPLAEEDEKKADAKEIDDFSLERKNRMRAKLEETALLEEAKAAEKKRLAEEAKRAEEARQAEEERRAEEARLAEEARAADEARQAEEARKAEKARKAEEKRKAEEARRAEEERLAEEARLAEEARLAEEARLAEEARLAEEARLAEEARLAEEARLAEEARLAEEEAKLAEEARLAEEARLEEEARQAEELRKQREEEISRLEELERIAADEKEAELARQAAELAELARQEAELDAQLSPAEEPEEPVIVTEEDNAEDSTEEPPEASPEPEHHTVEPLIEDSGDADDVFGDNPDD from the exons atggtTTATGAGAGTGATTTTTACACCACACGCCGACCCTACAGTCGGCCAACCGTCACGTCGTACACAGTTACG accCCTGTCGTCAGGATCCTGCCGAAAACTAGG GATTTCGCTGATGAAGCGAGGGACATTCGCAACGCAACCACTTCTCTGCTAAAGACATGCCATGCTAAGGTACCCAGGGCAACTAGTCTTCCACCAGTTGTCTACTCAAG gCTCGATCGTCTGCAGTCCCCTGCTCCGTATGATCGTGGATTCGACGCCTACATCCAAGATGTCCTGAATCCCGTGAGGAAGGTTCAGCGGgatataaatttcttttcaaagtaCGCCGAGCCAGCACGTAAATATGTTG CATTGAATCCCATGCGACCATCACGTAAATTTAACAAACCATCCCCACTGgctgaagaagatgaaaagaaaGCTGATGCTAAAGAAATTGATGACTTTTCGTTGGAGCGTAAAAATAGAATGAG GGCGAAATTGGAGGAAACTGCCCTCCTTGAAGAGGCAAAGGCCGCCGAGAAGAAGCGCCTAGCTGAGGAGGCTAAACGTGCCGAGGAAGCACGTCAAGCCGAAGAAGAACGGCGTGCTGAGGAAGCCAGATTGGCTGAAGAAGCCCGAGCTGCGGATGAAGCTCGTCAGGCTGAGGAAGCACGTAAAGCTGAAAAAGCTCGCAAGGCTGAGGAAAAGCGCAAAGCTGAGGAGGCAAGGAGAGCTGAAGAGGAAAGATTGGCTGAGGAGGCTCGCCTAGCTGAGGAAGCTCGTCTTGCTGAAGAGGCTCGTCTTGCTGAAGAGGCTCGTTTGGCTGAAGAGGCTCGTCTTGCTGAAGAGGCTCGTTTGGCTGAAGAAGCTCGTTTGGCTGAAGAGGCTCGCCTAGCTGAGGAAGAAGCTAAACTCGCCGAGGAAGCTCGTTTGGCTGAGGAGGCAAGACTAGAAGAGGAAGCTAGACAAGCTGAGGAATTGCGCAAgcagagagaagaagaaatctcACGCCTGGAGGAGCTGGAAAGAATTGCAGCTGATGAAAAGGAAGCCGAATTGGCTAGACAAGCTGCAGAATTGGCTGAACTTGCCCGCCAAGAAGCTGAACTTGATGCCCAACTTAGTCCAGCTG aaGAACCAGAGGAACCTGTTATCGTAACGGAAGAAGACAATGCCGAAGATTCTACGGAAGAACCTCCTGAGGCCTCACCTGAACCTGAACACCACACAGTTGAGCCTCTTATTGAAGACAGCGGAGATGCCGATGATGTCTTCGGAGACAATCCTGATGACTAA
- the LOC129787789 gene encoding uncharacterized protein CG45076 isoform X7 translates to MVYESDFYTTRRPYSRPTVTSYTVTTPVVRILPKTRDFADEARDIRNATTSLLKTCHAKVPRATSLPPVVYSRLDRLQSPAPYDRGFDAYIQDVLNPVRKVQRDINFFSKYAEPARKYVGKSHLASIRIVGNKAYAKRKPLKDDYFPSKVQNDIKLLSYYAKNKQVPADEDKDEKKADAKEIDDFSLERKNRMRAKLEETALLEEAKAAEKKRLAEEAKRAEEARQAEEERRAEEARLAEEARAADEARQAEEARKAEKARKAEEKRKAEEARRAEEERLAEEARLAEEARLAEEARLAEEARLAEEARLAEEARLAEEARLAEEARLAEEEAKLAEEARLAEEARLEEEARQAEELRKQREEEISRLEELERIAADEKEAELARQAAELAELARQEAELDAQLSPAEEPEEPVIVTEEDNAEDSTEEPPEASPEPEHHTVEPLIEDSGDADDVFGDNPDD, encoded by the exons atggtTTATGAGAGTGATTTTTACACCACACGCCGACCCTACAGTCGGCCAACCGTCACGTCGTACACAGTTACG accCCTGTCGTCAGGATCCTGCCGAAAACTAGG GATTTCGCTGATGAAGCGAGGGACATTCGCAACGCAACCACTTCTCTGCTAAAGACATGCCATGCTAAGGTACCCAGGGCAACTAGTCTTCCACCAGTTGTCTACTCAAG gCTCGATCGTCTGCAGTCCCCTGCTCCGTATGATCGTGGATTCGACGCCTACATCCAAGATGTCCTGAATCCCGTGAGGAAGGTTCAGCGGgatataaatttcttttcaaagtaCGCCGAGCCAGCACGTAAATATGTTG GTAAGAGCCATTTGGCATCTATCCGCATAGTGGGAAATAAAGCCTACGCAAAGAGGAAACCACTTAAAGATGATTATTTCCCTAGTAAAGTccaaaatgatataaaattgCTCTCATACTATGCCAAAAACAAGCAAGTTCCAGCTGATGAAGACAAag atgaaaagaaaGCTGATGCTAAAGAAATTGATGACTTTTCGTTGGAGCGTAAAAATAGAATGAG GGCGAAATTGGAGGAAACTGCCCTCCTTGAAGAGGCAAAGGCCGCCGAGAAGAAGCGCCTAGCTGAGGAGGCTAAACGTGCCGAGGAAGCACGTCAAGCCGAAGAAGAACGGCGTGCTGAGGAAGCCAGATTGGCTGAAGAAGCCCGAGCTGCGGATGAAGCTCGTCAGGCTGAGGAAGCACGTAAAGCTGAAAAAGCTCGCAAGGCTGAGGAAAAGCGCAAAGCTGAGGAGGCAAGGAGAGCTGAAGAGGAAAGATTGGCTGAGGAGGCTCGCCTAGCTGAGGAAGCTCGTCTTGCTGAAGAGGCTCGTCTTGCTGAAGAGGCTCGTTTGGCTGAAGAGGCTCGTCTTGCTGAAGAGGCTCGTTTGGCTGAAGAAGCTCGTTTGGCTGAAGAGGCTCGCCTAGCTGAGGAAGAAGCTAAACTCGCCGAGGAAGCTCGTTTGGCTGAGGAGGCAAGACTAGAAGAGGAAGCTAGACAAGCTGAGGAATTGCGCAAgcagagagaagaagaaatctcACGCCTGGAGGAGCTGGAAAGAATTGCAGCTGATGAAAAGGAAGCCGAATTGGCTAGACAAGCTGCAGAATTGGCTGAACTTGCCCGCCAAGAAGCTGAACTTGATGCCCAACTTAGTCCAGCTG aaGAACCAGAGGAACCTGTTATCGTAACGGAAGAAGACAATGCCGAAGATTCTACGGAAGAACCTCCTGAGGCCTCACCTGAACCTGAACACCACACAGTTGAGCCTCTTATTGAAGACAGCGGAGATGCCGATGATGTCTTCGGAGACAATCCTGATGACTAA
- the LOC129787789 gene encoding uncharacterized protein CG45076 isoform X3: MVYESDFYTTRRPYSRPTVTSYTVTTPVVRILPKTRVYTFRYSVPIVTSPVRFHTLPYVAHKRLVPGTRVVTNPTRVYRSSPVRVIRSSPVRLPSPIRPLTFSVRPSVIHRELDRIENKVRTSPAYQPTSSYLNSAAHLDFADEARDIRNATTSLLKTCHAKVPRATSLPPVVYSRLDRLQSPAPYDRGFDAYIQDVLNPVRKVQRDINFFSKYAEPARKYVGKSHLASIRIVGNKAYAKRKPLKDDYFPSKVQNDIKLLSYYAKNKQVPADEDKDEKKADAKEIDDFSLERKNRMRAKLEETALLEEAKAAEKKRLAEEAKRAEEARQAEEERRAEEARLAEEARAADEARQAEEARKAEKARKAEEKRKAEEARRAEEERLAEEARLAEEARLAEEARLAEEARLAEEARLAEEARLAEEARLAEEARLAEEEAKLAEEARLAEEARLEEEARQAEELRKQREEEISRLEELERIAADEKEAELARQAAELAELARQEAELDAQLSPAEEPEEPVIVTEEDNAEDSTEEPPEASPEPEHHTVEPLIEDSGDADDVFGDNPDD; the protein is encoded by the exons atggtTTATGAGAGTGATTTTTACACCACACGCCGACCCTACAGTCGGCCAACCGTCACGTCGTACACAGTTACG accCCTGTCGTCAGGATCCTGCCGAAAACTAGG GTGTACACATTCAGATACTCAGTGCCCATTGTAACATCACCAGTTCGATTCCACACACTCCCCTATGTTGCTCACAAACGCCTTGTGCCGGGAACACGCGTCGTAACTAATCCAACACGAGTGTATCGTTCGTCTCCAGTGAGAGTGATCCGGTCATCACCGGTGAGACTGCCCTCACCCATTCGCCCCCTAACATTTTCCGTACGCCCATCCGTCATCCACAGAGAGTTGGACCGCATTGAAAATAAGGTCCGCACAAGTCCAGCATATCAGCCAACATCGAGTTATTTGAATTCTGCCGCGCACTTG GATTTCGCTGATGAAGCGAGGGACATTCGCAACGCAACCACTTCTCTGCTAAAGACATGCCATGCTAAGGTACCCAGGGCAACTAGTCTTCCACCAGTTGTCTACTCAAG gCTCGATCGTCTGCAGTCCCCTGCTCCGTATGATCGTGGATTCGACGCCTACATCCAAGATGTCCTGAATCCCGTGAGGAAGGTTCAGCGGgatataaatttcttttcaaagtaCGCCGAGCCAGCACGTAAATATGTTG GTAAGAGCCATTTGGCATCTATCCGCATAGTGGGAAATAAAGCCTACGCAAAGAGGAAACCACTTAAAGATGATTATTTCCCTAGTAAAGTccaaaatgatataaaattgCTCTCATACTATGCCAAAAACAAGCAAGTTCCAGCTGATGAAGACAAag atgaaaagaaaGCTGATGCTAAAGAAATTGATGACTTTTCGTTGGAGCGTAAAAATAGAATGAG GGCGAAATTGGAGGAAACTGCCCTCCTTGAAGAGGCAAAGGCCGCCGAGAAGAAGCGCCTAGCTGAGGAGGCTAAACGTGCCGAGGAAGCACGTCAAGCCGAAGAAGAACGGCGTGCTGAGGAAGCCAGATTGGCTGAAGAAGCCCGAGCTGCGGATGAAGCTCGTCAGGCTGAGGAAGCACGTAAAGCTGAAAAAGCTCGCAAGGCTGAGGAAAAGCGCAAAGCTGAGGAGGCAAGGAGAGCTGAAGAGGAAAGATTGGCTGAGGAGGCTCGCCTAGCTGAGGAAGCTCGTCTTGCTGAAGAGGCTCGTCTTGCTGAAGAGGCTCGTTTGGCTGAAGAGGCTCGTCTTGCTGAAGAGGCTCGTTTGGCTGAAGAAGCTCGTTTGGCTGAAGAGGCTCGCCTAGCTGAGGAAGAAGCTAAACTCGCCGAGGAAGCTCGTTTGGCTGAGGAGGCAAGACTAGAAGAGGAAGCTAGACAAGCTGAGGAATTGCGCAAgcagagagaagaagaaatctcACGCCTGGAGGAGCTGGAAAGAATTGCAGCTGATGAAAAGGAAGCCGAATTGGCTAGACAAGCTGCAGAATTGGCTGAACTTGCCCGCCAAGAAGCTGAACTTGATGCCCAACTTAGTCCAGCTG aaGAACCAGAGGAACCTGTTATCGTAACGGAAGAAGACAATGCCGAAGATTCTACGGAAGAACCTCCTGAGGCCTCACCTGAACCTGAACACCACACAGTTGAGCCTCTTATTGAAGACAGCGGAGATGCCGATGATGTCTTCGGAGACAATCCTGATGACTAA
- the LOC129787789 gene encoding uncharacterized protein CG45076 isoform X6, giving the protein MVYESDFYTTRRPYSRPTVTSYTVTTPVVRILPKTRDFADEARDIRNATTSLLKTCHAKVPRATSLPPVVYSRLDRLQSPAPYDRGFDAYIQDVLNPVRKVQRDINFFSKYAEPARKYVGKSHLASIRIVGNKAYAKRKPLKDDYFPSKVQNDIKLLSYYAKNKQVPADEDKEDEKKADAKEIDDFSLERKNRMRAKLEETALLEEAKAAEKKRLAEEAKRAEEARQAEEERRAEEARLAEEARAADEARQAEEARKAEKARKAEEKRKAEEARRAEEERLAEEARLAEEARLAEEARLAEEARLAEEARLAEEARLAEEARLAEEARLAEEEAKLAEEARLAEEARLEEEARQAEELRKQREEEISRLEELERIAADEKEAELARQAAELAELARQEAELDAQLSPAEEPEEPVIVTEEDNAEDSTEEPPEASPEPEHHTVEPLIEDSGDADDVFGDNPDD; this is encoded by the exons atggtTTATGAGAGTGATTTTTACACCACACGCCGACCCTACAGTCGGCCAACCGTCACGTCGTACACAGTTACG accCCTGTCGTCAGGATCCTGCCGAAAACTAGG GATTTCGCTGATGAAGCGAGGGACATTCGCAACGCAACCACTTCTCTGCTAAAGACATGCCATGCTAAGGTACCCAGGGCAACTAGTCTTCCACCAGTTGTCTACTCAAG gCTCGATCGTCTGCAGTCCCCTGCTCCGTATGATCGTGGATTCGACGCCTACATCCAAGATGTCCTGAATCCCGTGAGGAAGGTTCAGCGGgatataaatttcttttcaaagtaCGCCGAGCCAGCACGTAAATATGTTG GTAAGAGCCATTTGGCATCTATCCGCATAGTGGGAAATAAAGCCTACGCAAAGAGGAAACCACTTAAAGATGATTATTTCCCTAGTAAAGTccaaaatgatataaaattgCTCTCATACTATGCCAAAAACAAGCAAGTTCCAGCTGATGAAGACAAag aagatgaaaagaaaGCTGATGCTAAAGAAATTGATGACTTTTCGTTGGAGCGTAAAAATAGAATGAG GGCGAAATTGGAGGAAACTGCCCTCCTTGAAGAGGCAAAGGCCGCCGAGAAGAAGCGCCTAGCTGAGGAGGCTAAACGTGCCGAGGAAGCACGTCAAGCCGAAGAAGAACGGCGTGCTGAGGAAGCCAGATTGGCTGAAGAAGCCCGAGCTGCGGATGAAGCTCGTCAGGCTGAGGAAGCACGTAAAGCTGAAAAAGCTCGCAAGGCTGAGGAAAAGCGCAAAGCTGAGGAGGCAAGGAGAGCTGAAGAGGAAAGATTGGCTGAGGAGGCTCGCCTAGCTGAGGAAGCTCGTCTTGCTGAAGAGGCTCGTCTTGCTGAAGAGGCTCGTTTGGCTGAAGAGGCTCGTCTTGCTGAAGAGGCTCGTTTGGCTGAAGAAGCTCGTTTGGCTGAAGAGGCTCGCCTAGCTGAGGAAGAAGCTAAACTCGCCGAGGAAGCTCGTTTGGCTGAGGAGGCAAGACTAGAAGAGGAAGCTAGACAAGCTGAGGAATTGCGCAAgcagagagaagaagaaatctcACGCCTGGAGGAGCTGGAAAGAATTGCAGCTGATGAAAAGGAAGCCGAATTGGCTAGACAAGCTGCAGAATTGGCTGAACTTGCCCGCCAAGAAGCTGAACTTGATGCCCAACTTAGTCCAGCTG aaGAACCAGAGGAACCTGTTATCGTAACGGAAGAAGACAATGCCGAAGATTCTACGGAAGAACCTCCTGAGGCCTCACCTGAACCTGAACACCACACAGTTGAGCCTCTTATTGAAGACAGCGGAGATGCCGATGATGTCTTCGGAGACAATCCTGATGACTAA
- the LOC129787789 gene encoding uncharacterized protein CG45076 isoform X1 — MVYESDFYTTRRPYSRPTVTSYTVTTPVVRILPKTRVYTFRYSVPIVTSPVRFHTLPYVAHKRLVPGTRVVTNPTRVYRSSPVRVIRSSPVRLPSPIRPLTFSVRPSVIHRELDRIENKVRTSPAYQPTSSYLNSAAHLDFADEARDIRNATTSLLKTCHAKVPRATSLPPVVYSRLDRLQSPAPYDRGFDAYIQDVLNPVRKVQRDINFFSKYAEPARKYVGKSHLASIRIVGNKAYAKRKPLKDDYFPSKVQNDIKLLSYYAKNKQVPADEDKALNPMRPSRKFNKPSPLAEEDEKKADAKEIDDFSLERKNRMRAKLEETALLEEAKAAEKKRLAEEAKRAEEARQAEEERRAEEARLAEEARAADEARQAEEARKAEKARKAEEKRKAEEARRAEEERLAEEARLAEEARLAEEARLAEEARLAEEARLAEEARLAEEARLAEEARLAEEEAKLAEEARLAEEARLEEEARQAEELRKQREEEISRLEELERIAADEKEAELARQAAELAELARQEAELDAQLSPAEEPEEPVIVTEEDNAEDSTEEPPEASPEPEHHTVEPLIEDSGDADDVFGDNPDD, encoded by the exons atggtTTATGAGAGTGATTTTTACACCACACGCCGACCCTACAGTCGGCCAACCGTCACGTCGTACACAGTTACG accCCTGTCGTCAGGATCCTGCCGAAAACTAGG GTGTACACATTCAGATACTCAGTGCCCATTGTAACATCACCAGTTCGATTCCACACACTCCCCTATGTTGCTCACAAACGCCTTGTGCCGGGAACACGCGTCGTAACTAATCCAACACGAGTGTATCGTTCGTCTCCAGTGAGAGTGATCCGGTCATCACCGGTGAGACTGCCCTCACCCATTCGCCCCCTAACATTTTCCGTACGCCCATCCGTCATCCACAGAGAGTTGGACCGCATTGAAAATAAGGTCCGCACAAGTCCAGCATATCAGCCAACATCGAGTTATTTGAATTCTGCCGCGCACTTG GATTTCGCTGATGAAGCGAGGGACATTCGCAACGCAACCACTTCTCTGCTAAAGACATGCCATGCTAAGGTACCCAGGGCAACTAGTCTTCCACCAGTTGTCTACTCAAG gCTCGATCGTCTGCAGTCCCCTGCTCCGTATGATCGTGGATTCGACGCCTACATCCAAGATGTCCTGAATCCCGTGAGGAAGGTTCAGCGGgatataaatttcttttcaaagtaCGCCGAGCCAGCACGTAAATATGTTG GTAAGAGCCATTTGGCATCTATCCGCATAGTGGGAAATAAAGCCTACGCAAAGAGGAAACCACTTAAAGATGATTATTTCCCTAGTAAAGTccaaaatgatataaaattgCTCTCATACTATGCCAAAAACAAGCAAGTTCCAGCTGATGAAGACAAag CATTGAATCCCATGCGACCATCACGTAAATTTAACAAACCATCCCCACTGgctgaagaagatgaaaagaaaGCTGATGCTAAAGAAATTGATGACTTTTCGTTGGAGCGTAAAAATAGAATGAG GGCGAAATTGGAGGAAACTGCCCTCCTTGAAGAGGCAAAGGCCGCCGAGAAGAAGCGCCTAGCTGAGGAGGCTAAACGTGCCGAGGAAGCACGTCAAGCCGAAGAAGAACGGCGTGCTGAGGAAGCCAGATTGGCTGAAGAAGCCCGAGCTGCGGATGAAGCTCGTCAGGCTGAGGAAGCACGTAAAGCTGAAAAAGCTCGCAAGGCTGAGGAAAAGCGCAAAGCTGAGGAGGCAAGGAGAGCTGAAGAGGAAAGATTGGCTGAGGAGGCTCGCCTAGCTGAGGAAGCTCGTCTTGCTGAAGAGGCTCGTCTTGCTGAAGAGGCTCGTTTGGCTGAAGAGGCTCGTCTTGCTGAAGAGGCTCGTTTGGCTGAAGAAGCTCGTTTGGCTGAAGAGGCTCGCCTAGCTGAGGAAGAAGCTAAACTCGCCGAGGAAGCTCGTTTGGCTGAGGAGGCAAGACTAGAAGAGGAAGCTAGACAAGCTGAGGAATTGCGCAAgcagagagaagaagaaatctcACGCCTGGAGGAGCTGGAAAGAATTGCAGCTGATGAAAAGGAAGCCGAATTGGCTAGACAAGCTGCAGAATTGGCTGAACTTGCCCGCCAAGAAGCTGAACTTGATGCCCAACTTAGTCCAGCTG aaGAACCAGAGGAACCTGTTATCGTAACGGAAGAAGACAATGCCGAAGATTCTACGGAAGAACCTCCTGAGGCCTCACCTGAACCTGAACACCACACAGTTGAGCCTCTTATTGAAGACAGCGGAGATGCCGATGATGTCTTCGGAGACAATCCTGATGACTAA